The genomic segment AGCATTAGCCTGATCCCTCATTCTCTATTGGGCTCTGCTGAGATGGAATTTAGCTAGATCAAGTTTGAACTCTCTAAGAAGATGCATGTCATCAATAAGGCCATCAGCAGCATCACCACACAAGTAGGGCAAATGAATAGGAGGAGGGTAACCATAGAGTAACTCAAAAGGGGATGTTTGAGTGGCTGAATGTGGATTAGAATTGTACCACCATTCAGCTAAAGAAAGGAACTAAACCCAATCGGTAGGAGAGTCAGCACAAAAGCACCTAAGATAAGTCTCTAAGCACCTGTTGAGGACCTCAGTTTGACCATCTGTTTGAGGATGGTAAGATGTAGAGGTCTGTAGGGTGACCCCTTGAGCAGTGAGAAACTCCCTCCAAAAGGCACTGATGAATATGAGATCCCTGTCACTTGTAACGATGGTAGGGAAACCATGAAGTTTGAAAATGTTGTCAAGGAAAATAGGCACCAATGATTATGCAGTGTAAGGATGTGACAAGGCAATAAAATGACCAGCCTTTGTGAGCCGATCAACCACCACCCAAATTACTGATTTGCCTTTGGATTTTGGAAGACCTTCCACAAAGTCCATGCAAATATCAGACCAAGGTAAAGCAGGTACAGGTAGGGGTTGTAAAAGACCAGCATAGGCAGAGGTATCATACTTGTTTCTCTGACAGGTGTTGCATTTGTGAATAAAGTCAACAATATCACCTCTAATCCCCTTCCAATAAAAATAAGTGAGTAGTTGCATCAATACCAGAGTGGCCACCAGATGATGTGGAATGCCATAGAGAGTAATAATCTTGGTCCGGAGGTctttatcattactaataactAACTTTCCCTTCCTTCTGAGCTGATCATTGAGCCAAGTGAAATGCTTTTGTGGAGTAGTCTGAAGAGAAGCAATGAGTGCAACTAATTCAGGATCAGTAGTCCATCCCAGTCTGATCTCATCCCATAAATCAGTCTGCACAGATGAAACCAACATAGACATCAACTCAAAGACCTTGCATTCTTGAAAGAGAATCGACAGCtacattttccttgcctttaacATGTcgaatttcaaaatcaaatggaAGTAACTTGGCCAACCACCTGATCTGAGAATCAGTGTGGACTTTTTGCTCTAACAAGTATTTTAAGGCCTTTTGATCAGTCTTAACAATAAAGTGTTGCCCCAGCAAATAGTGAGACCACTTAGTGACAGCAAAAACCAAGGCTAAGAGTTCCTTATCATAGACAGAAAATGCTACATGTGAAACAGCCAACCCTTTACTAATGTAGGCAATTGGATGACCAGCTTGCATCAAAACTGCACCAATGCCATTCCCACTGGCATCAGTCTCAACTACAAAAGGTAGTGAGTAGTTAGGTAGAGCCAATACTGGCACAGTTGTGAGAGCAACCTTGAGATCAGAGAAAGCTTGTGCAGCAGCTTCAGACCATGTAAAGTTATCTTTCTTAAGTAGGTCTGTAAGGGCACGCACCCATTGTCACGCCCGAACCTCGGGCtcggacgtaacacggcacccggTGCTCGatcgcatgtgaccgagcgaaccatcGCTCTAATCAACATGTGGTACCGAAACataactaatttataaaataaaactaacacatgtcGATTAACTAAAGGTCTcactgaaatatcataatgcggaaatacttagacaatctgaacatatctgaaagtagccaacatggctaacataataaatatctgATTGTCTGAactgtgtctatgaagcctctaagagtacTGAATAATAGAGCTGTCTATAAACTGAAATAACTGGATAGCTGACAACGCCCCGAAGGAATGTGGGGCTCGCGATGCCCGACACGTGCACTCCTAATTAGCCGAGTCGTCAACTCGTGTATCGTTACTGCATCGCGAGATGCGAGTCAAAAGGGACATCGgtacatttgaattgtcttgggtatgtaaagcaaccgaaacAATAAAATACTAGAACcgaaaccgaaaaccgaaagcGAACTAAACGAAAGCAAGAAAGAAGTACTCGTTGCGGATGAAGAATCACTTGTAACATTGTAAATATAATCGCCGTGGCGgggcccaaataatgtgcacaaaaGCCGTGGCCTTCCggcccaagcaatacgtatgcataaagCGAGGCCAGTGGCCCAAAAGTTTTTGCGGGGTGTTCAACATTAACAATTTACAAAGCCGAGGCCTTATAGCCGATAGCATGATAATCGTTTAACGATTAAGGGACTCTTGCAAATAGCTGTTATACACTTAGCTGAGACTCATGTGATAATaatgcataagtctataaagattacgtgctcgagttcatgatgttcaagtgataaCCATGAACGACCCTATAACGCAACCCCTAGAAGATAACGGttctatatcatatcatgaaactagggctaaactatatTCGAGTCAAATTGcggacaagtatgaagaatgaggcgtaggagaatcatgaacattccctaacgtagatagttagcctcacataccttaattccagcctttgagcgtaatacaatgttcgtcactcctttcaactttgatctatagcaatacaagtcaaagggattctatattagcaataatattcatgctttggtcatctaagcattttatcaaacacttggtgggcatgaagctccacaaccctcattaatggtgttttcttcaccaatttcccattctattacttctagacTTGAATAAATTTTCTGTAATATCCAGCTAGTCCAAGGAACCCTCTTGGTTGTTTGAGAGTTTTTGGAACTGGCCACTCTTGTACTGCTACTATCTTCTTAGGATCAGTAGCAACACCTTTAGCAGATATGAAATGGCCCAAGTAGTACTCAACCTTAGGGACCCCAAAAACACACTTAGAATACTTAGCTAGTAGTTGATGTTTCACTATGAGATCAAACACTACCTGTAGATGGATAACATGATCTTGGAGGTTCACACTATAAATGAGAATATCATCAAAGAAGACAAGAACAAATTTCCTTAGATACTGCTGAaatacatgattcatcaaacACTGAAAAGTGGATGGTGCATTAGTAAGGCCAAAGGGCATGACTAAGAACTCATAATGGCCCATATGAGTCTTAAATGCAGTTTTCTGAATGTCCTCACCCACCATCCTGATTTGATGGTAGCCTGATCTTAAGTCTACCTTAGAAAAGATTGATGCACCAGATAATTCATCAAGTAAATCATCAATAATTGGTATAGGAAACTTATCTTTAATGGTGCATCTATTCAGTCCCCTATAATCCACACATAACCTCCAGCTTCCATCCTTTTTGCCCACCAATACCACAGGAGAAGAGAAGGGACTGCTGCTATGCTGAATAACCCCTTGATTTAACATATCTTGAACCAACTTCTCTATGATATCTTTCTTCATAGAAGGATACCTATAGGGTCTTAGGTTGACAGGTTGAGCTCCTGGTTGAAGGGAAATTCTGTGGTCAAATACTCCCCTCTGAGGAGGAAGAGTGGTTGGTTCTGCAAAGATCTGTTGGTACTGGTGAAGGAGTGCACTCAAAACTACAGGTGTCTCAGTGACCTGTGGTAGATGTAAAGAGTCAAGGTGATGATGCACTTCAGCTTTGACTTCCCTAAGGAGTAGCTGCAGCATAAAGAACTGAACATCAGGTCCTTGTTTCTTGTTCACAGATTTAGGACTAGTCAACTTGCATTCCTCATTGACTCCCTTCAGCACCTGGTGTTTACCCTGATAATCAAATAACATAGTCAGCTTAGTGTAATCTGTAGTGATAGGGCCTAAACTTTTCATCCATAATGCACCCAAAACCACATCATATTTCCCTACAGGGAATACTATTAGATCAAGGCAGTATGTGGTGCCATTCATCATCCACTTGAAGTCCTTGACTAAACCAGAAGTTGTTTCTACTGAACTGTTACCCAAGCTGACATTACTTGGAGGTGTGGGAATGACAGTACAACCCAACTTCTTCACAGCATTAACATCTATGAAATTGTGAGTACTTCCTCCATCCAACAAAAGCTGGATAGGCCTCTTCTCATGATAACCAACTACATGGATGGTTTGAGCTCCTTGCAACCCAGTTAGTGCACAGAAAGAGATCAGGGGGGTGTTCACTTCTGTATTTGACCATTTATCCTTTTCCCCATCCTCTTCAATTTGCTCTAACACCTCTATACCCTTGTCTGGTTCACCTTCCTCCATTTCTAACACAAATAGTTGCTTTGGCAAATTACACTTGTGGCCAGGTGTGTATTTATCATCACACCAGAAACACAAGCCTTGAGCCCTCTTAGCTTGCATCTCAGCTGGTGATATGGTCCTTCTAGGCTTAAGGTTGCTATCAGTATTAGCAACAGGTAAGGGTAGCCTGGTATTCTGCTGGTAATTGGAAGTAACATTTCTAGGGCCTGAATTATCTCTCTTCACAACATTGCTAGACATACCAGTCAGTTTCTGATTTCTAGCATTAGCATTCATAGTCCCTTCAGCTAATCTAGCTAACCTGTATACCTTAGAAAGAGTTTGAGGCTCATGCATCAAAATAGGGCCAATCAACTCTTCTTTTAGTCCTCCCAGGAAACACGACATAGCTTGTTCATTAAATAGATTACATTGTGATAGTAACCTGTCAAATGCAAATTGAAATTCTCTTACTGTTCCTGTTTGTCTCAGTTGCTTCAGTTCCATCTTGGATTAGCATAATCACCCCCAAATGTTTCAGTTAGTGCTAGCAGATACTCATCCCAACTAGGTAACACAGTCGTTTCCCTACATTTCAGATAAGATTGATGCCACGCTAGTGCTTCATCTTCCAGATTCATAGCTACCAACCTAATTCTATGATTAACAGGTGTGTCATCCATAGAAAAGTACTACTCTAGTCTATACAGCCATGTTTTTAAATTCTCTCCATTAAATCGAGGGAACAACAAATTATGACTGCGATTGTTACCATTAGAATAGGGATTAGATCCTAATATACCCGCACCATGCAAAGGATTGGCCTccttggaagttgaagaagaaactGGTTCCTTTGATCTCTGATGGAGATGAATTCCATCAATGGAGCTCTTCAATGCATTGACAACTAGGAGTAGCTCAGCTTGTCTGCGATCCATCTCCTCACGCATTTCCTGATGCTTCTGATCCATAGCTATTTTAATCTCCAGTTGCTGAGCAGCTAGATCTTCAAACTGCTCTTGTGCAATTGCGAAGGGATTCTCTATAGCAGTCTCGACTACCTTACGGGGACCCATAATCGATGTAGGAACggtggctctgataccaattgataccaATTAACTGGTATCACACAGAAATTCAGAGAAGAATAGAAGAAGATTGAGAAGAAGGTtgagaaaaaaaggagaaggagagaGTTGAGAGTTGAGAGAAGATAGAATCAGGAAGGAGGAAATCAGTGCATTAATATGTCAAAAGTTGTCCATTCTATTACAATTTCCCTATTTATATTTGTAGAATCAATCTAGCTAAAGAAAATGACAGAATTGAAAACATGCATAAAATGAATTAActgaattttgaaattgaaagcCAACTAACTAACTTTCCCGCCAAAATTCATTTTCATCCAATTCGTGTGACTTTGATCTAGTTGGCATCTTCATGTGTTTCCCATGTGTATCAATCTGATGTGGCACCCAAATCATCTAATCGTGTATCAAAGATTTACTTACATGGTGTTCGGTGATGACcttggagaaagaagaagaacccATTGTTGAAGAAGAGAAACCACTATCTCTCTAATGCGGAAAGAAACCCAACCGTTTCTTCTATAGTATCCGTCGAAACCACTTCTTCCACTTTAGAGAACTATTATGCGGAAAGGGTTACCAGATTTAGAGAAGAAGTCGTTGGTTTTTGTACGGTTACCAGATTTTTCTGCCAGTATATACATGCAcggttaatttaattttttcatattcagAGGTTttaaaagggctaaaaatactGAATCGGAGAGCCAAATATTTCTGAAttggcattttttttcttccagttttaattatttttatttatatttttaacttttaatttgCATTTTTGTGGTGCTTACACTTGGCATTACAGGACTGTTTTGCCTctcttattatatatagatatatatatatatatatatatatatatatatagaagagtgAGTTAAGGCGATGAGATCGACATGTGTGCTTACTTTGATTAACTTACTTGTTAATGGAATTTTTGTCCTTTTAGTTAATTGATAAGTTTGTTCTCTGGTTATGGTTATGCTTATTCCACGTTAACTTTATGATTTGCTTGGAGTGTCTCATACATGTCTCTACATCATCATATCAGGGGACCCACAAATTATTCATGTAGATACCATTAATTAGTTAgactttatttttatatttttagtacTATAATAAATATActattcaaaatttcaaatgagCTAATCTAACTATATCAGTATTGGTAACATGGAAAATTATAATATGAATAAATATTCTAAATAGGACAAACTCAAGGAAAATAtgcatataattttatactttttacCTCGTTAAATCTCTTAACCATCGTAGATTAATAttatttgatataaacattTTGTGAGCTTAAGTTTTTACATGTAGTTTGTTTAACATAGTATGACTCAATaggaaatttaagaaaaaaataaaaaaaacttttaaaagttTTGGCATTAAACATGTGATAGTATTTGTGTAACCATAGAGCTTTTGGAAGCTTGTGGTCTTAACTATGGCCTAATATTTTTGTGGCTATAAAACTTCTTAAAAAgctaaaatgagaagtttaaagtttattttgttcctgtttaaattatttttttcctgttTAAACTTAATCGTtatcaatataaaaatatatcattatttCTAAAATAGATTTTAAGTAAAACTAAACAACATATATAACTAAACAACATATATACTCCCTATGTCCCAAAAAATTATCTTACTTTCGttattagtttgtcccaaaaagattgacataTTTCTGTATTTATAGTATATATAGAAGAGTGAATTAAGGGAGTCCGGAACCAagataaccaaaaaaaaaaaagggtatgaaccaaaataccccagtAAAAAAAAGAGGTACAAAAGTACATTtaacgcatgaaaatcatgcgttaaaggacttaacccggtcctttaacgcatgattttcatgcgttatTGGAATgctacttttttttcctttctttctttctttctttctttctttcttcctttctttcacacttttttacatacttcgagactccaaaacttgaatattttatatagaatcctatttatttttgtgcgattaataaggtaggctcaacacatcaaggatacacaaaacttcggattgtcgttttagtgatTGAAAAGTGCTcaaagtccatttttgtttgaagacttgttgtcattagctttaagttatttatgttttagggtttcgtgttatttttatattaatgcgtaactttattttgacaatttcacaaataaataaattaacaaattaataatccataatcaattaacaaaatattaattcataatcaattatttctgtgtattttttttttttttgcgttataCCCTTCAACACCCAACTAATtagagtccgcaacttaaataacTCCAAAATTGGGTTTGGGTTCCAAAATAATCCATTAACGAATAATGAACAATAAGCTAAATCCCAAACAACGAATAATAAACTAAATCCCGAATAACAAATGATAAACTAAATCCTGAATAACAAGCGATAAGCCAAATCCTTAGTTTTGGATTGACCATCATTAACATAATTTTCGAaaatgattagttagttaacataattttttgacgaaggattagttagttaatataaaattttgttCGTTATTACTTTAACTATATGAGTTAAGTAAATTATAATCAACAATACAATATCATGGATTATTCAAAATAACTAACTAAATCCTCCATAACTTATCCTAGTTAAGTAAGTTCTAATTAGATATAAAATTTTagttaatttcaagaataatgaataatttagtATTTACAAATACGACACCTCCATGAACCTccgttaattattttttaattatggcattgttaatatttgttaattatgtcattgttaatatatttatttctgAAATTGTTTTTCCCCTGTTAATTacttgtttatcccatgttaatcGTTAAATATTTAGTTCATTTTTTACTAATAATATCTTCTCAACGCTCCCGCCGAGGTTTGATCCCTGGTGGATGagataaaaaaaagtcaaaagccAAAGGCTTTACCACTAAGCCAAGTTGGTTAAAGTAACAATGTAGacactttttaatattttgtatgttcactaatgctatctgacttgttttcttaaattgaatttggaaccttgaaattgacat from the Lycium ferocissimum isolate CSIRO_LF1 chromosome 11, AGI_CSIRO_Lferr_CH_V1, whole genome shotgun sequence genome contains:
- the LOC132038306 gene encoding uncharacterized protein LOC132038306, giving the protein MELKQLRQTGTVREFQFAFDRLLSQCNLFNEQAMSCFLGGLKEELIGPILMHEPQTLSKVYRLARLAEGTMNANARNQKLTGMSSNVVKRDNSGPRNVTSNYQQNTRLPLPVANTDSNLKPRRTISPAEMQAKRAQGLCFWCDDKYTPGHKCNLPKQLFVLEMEEGEPDKGIEVLEQIEEDGEKDKWSNTEVNTPLISFCALTGLQGAQTIHVVGYHEKRPIQLLLDGGSTHNFIDVNAVKKLGCTVIPTPPSNVSLGNSSVETTSGLVKDFKWMMNGTTYCLDLIVFPVGKYDVVLGALWMKSLGPITTDYTKLTMLFDYQGKHQVLKGVNEECKLTSPKSVNKKQGPDVQFFMLQLLLREVKAEVHHHLDSLHLPQVTETPVVLSALLHQYQQIFAEPTTLPPQRGVFDHRISLQPGAQPVNLRPYRYPSMKKDIIEKLVQDMLNQGVIQHSSSPFSSPVVLVGKKDGSWRLCVDYRGLNRCTIKDKFPIPIIDDLLDELSGASIFSKVDLRSGYHQIRMVGEDIQKTAFKTHMGHYEFLVMPFGLTNAPSTFQCLMNHVFQQYLRKFVLVFFDDILIYSVNLQDHVIHLQVVFDLIVKHQLLAKYSKCVFGVPKVEYYLGHFISAKGVATDPKKIVAVQEWPVPKTLKQPRGFLGLAGYYRKFIQV